A window of Natranaeroarchaeum aerophilus contains these coding sequences:
- a CDS encoding GNAT family N-acetyltransferase, with protein MASSNPVSFDHRDRQRIYEFVERQGTVDPQTVRSELFPSDSRGFRHHISILRRNGVLAQTENGDLRVAVSAGGETRVTEEGVECTIRPARQEDLAGIVGLIKSVAAPGIHIVAETVAREIDRDEALLRHNDVESRMFFVATVDEEVIGWVHLSAPEIAKLRHTAELTLGVLEEYRDQGIGNHLLERGLDWAGTHEYEKVYQSIPASNHAAVEFLENNGWEVEAIREGHYKIDGEYIDEVMLGIEL; from the coding sequence ATGGCTTCATCCAATCCAGTGTCGTTCGACCACCGGGACAGACAGCGAATCTACGAGTTCGTCGAACGACAGGGAACCGTCGATCCGCAAACGGTCCGCTCGGAGCTATTTCCGTCGGATAGTCGGGGGTTCCGCCACCACATTTCCATTCTCCGACGCAACGGTGTGTTAGCACAGACGGAAAACGGAGATCTGCGCGTCGCCGTCAGCGCGGGCGGGGAAACACGGGTGACAGAAGAAGGTGTCGAGTGTACCATCAGACCGGCACGTCAGGAAGACCTTGCCGGTATCGTCGGCCTGATCAAATCCGTTGCAGCGCCAGGCATTCATATCGTTGCGGAAACCGTTGCCCGCGAAATCGATCGGGACGAGGCATTGCTTCGGCACAATGATGTCGAATCGCGGATGTTCTTCGTTGCAACCGTCGACGAGGAGGTCATCGGCTGGGTCCATCTCAGCGCCCCTGAAATCGCTAAGCTGCGACACACCGCGGAGTTGACGCTCGGCGTACTCGAAGAGTACCGTGATCAGGGGATCGGAAACCATCTGCTCGAGCGTGGACTGGACTGGGCTGGAACTCACGAGTACGAAAAAGTCTATCAGAGCATCCCTGCAAGCAACCACGCAGCGGTCGAGTTCCTGGAAAACAACGGCTGGGAAGTGGAAGCGATCAGGGAAGGACACTACAAGATCGACGGCGAGTATATCGACGAAGTGATGCTCGGCATCGAACTGTGA
- a CDS encoding DUF7286 family protein — translation MSRRRSVSIRVDDRARVPFAMIGVLLLVSSVGVVATLETRPEPTVDDDSTVALDRTVAASQTAVRAAAVDATENAARSPVTEPDPNSTVGAAIADREDDPLDAYLALLVYLETEQRLEHTGQDFGGETSTTASLQSVEPTTESVEAALDRVEIATPSDPGVENGTIRITVEDVAFEAERGGTTVADRQEDLTVTIASPLYELHERTKEYESRLNTGIFDEGTGYDGLGRRLAARLYPVSYLKIAHKYRSPGDFENVTPNDHTEVLANHAAFSVQESTFGTTDPHGERTMRGAWACMGADIGEELLDTDQNTDDSYDAEQLCEDIEYIYGDHEGELPDAPTLTELAEDEIIDSEFAEETVDIPIDELADLAYYDVVGEEFNWDEDDPMTEDAFEDIEEVNSEDTPDSLDTLIDTASGEVPDVVDSVYSASVRAEDDIETSGELPTADPPDRVASDSGNWTEVHDDRKTIVNDSDTTVNSRTLWRDDTAQSRPLYSYEIILTNEYEQTRTWEREIDAANGTDGNSTTNGTDGDATTNRTESVTSVDHSTKRFEVAIDIDGRHSHGAAVDSAGYDPEVEYAFRPGGSTRPGPDRQRVGNFEALPERAVREVFDTSIDPEEIDDQLESRVQPRQVYDSEQLVSMLDYEDDSWLDVTVEPDDEDSLEAWLEAEVDDVRGDVRAEVGPLEVERHELITADNSPIKGYVEELRHRQDDIVFDGDHDSYENAPAKARAELRLAYIESLIDAIEAVGDSHEDLRDGIEDNIGDQLGEDASAVNNVLDTSLGIGQDALNGDIEENAGSLDSSPLTEEVGFTVRGAPTYLSVEPVEREEVAAVRPAGAPPLDTAGTTHAPMSARYGNWISYPGVPVIPFPSFWYASFSVWDVEVSGEYARFEVSAADGAPDSPAGTTYIREDRSVHLELDGERARIGSVEPIRFDSRTVIVGVVPGGSPGVGDTGTWFDCTDAWDTTGPGIDSAENGRNCPGNTETDRSENGE, via the coding sequence ATGAGTCGGCGACGGTCCGTGTCGATTCGCGTCGACGACCGCGCACGTGTCCCCTTCGCGATGATCGGCGTTCTGTTGCTCGTCAGTAGCGTCGGGGTCGTCGCCACGCTGGAGACGAGACCCGAACCGACGGTCGACGACGATTCGACGGTTGCACTCGACCGAACTGTGGCGGCGTCACAGACAGCTGTTCGGGCTGCCGCCGTCGATGCGACGGAAAACGCGGCACGGTCGCCGGTTACGGAACCGGATCCGAACAGTACTGTGGGTGCAGCGATCGCAGACCGGGAGGACGACCCCCTCGATGCCTATCTGGCGCTCCTGGTCTATCTGGAGACCGAACAGCGACTGGAGCATACGGGGCAGGACTTCGGGGGCGAAACGAGCACCACTGCATCGCTCCAATCGGTCGAACCGACAACCGAGAGCGTCGAGGCTGCGCTCGACCGTGTCGAGATAGCGACGCCGAGCGACCCCGGGGTCGAAAACGGGACGATACGAATCACCGTCGAGGACGTCGCCTTCGAGGCAGAGCGGGGTGGAACGACAGTTGCGGACCGCCAGGAGGATCTGACTGTTACGATTGCTTCACCACTGTATGAACTCCACGAACGGACCAAAGAGTACGAATCCCGGTTGAATACAGGTATCTTCGACGAGGGGACGGGTTACGATGGACTCGGACGCCGACTCGCAGCGCGGCTCTATCCGGTGTCCTATCTCAAGATCGCACACAAGTACCGGAGCCCCGGGGACTTCGAGAATGTCACGCCGAACGACCACACCGAGGTCCTGGCCAATCACGCGGCGTTCTCGGTGCAGGAGTCGACGTTCGGGACGACCGACCCGCACGGCGAGCGAACGATGCGCGGCGCATGGGCGTGTATGGGTGCCGACATCGGCGAGGAGTTGCTTGACACCGACCAGAATACGGATGACAGCTATGACGCGGAACAGCTCTGTGAGGATATAGAGTACATTTACGGCGATCACGAAGGGGAGCTACCTGATGCACCTACACTGACCGAACTCGCAGAAGACGAAATCATCGATTCGGAGTTCGCCGAGGAGACCGTCGACATCCCTATCGACGAGCTGGCCGATCTTGCGTATTACGACGTTGTCGGCGAGGAGTTCAACTGGGACGAAGACGATCCGATGACCGAGGACGCCTTCGAGGATATCGAGGAAGTTAACTCGGAGGATACGCCGGACTCCCTCGATACGTTGATTGATACCGCAAGCGGGGAGGTACCGGACGTCGTCGACTCGGTGTATAGCGCGTCGGTGCGTGCCGAGGACGATATCGAAACGAGCGGCGAACTGCCGACCGCCGATCCGCCGGATCGTGTCGCGAGCGATTCGGGGAACTGGACCGAGGTTCACGACGATCGAAAGACGATCGTCAACGACAGCGATACGACGGTAAATAGCCGGACCCTCTGGCGTGACGACACGGCACAGAGTCGTCCGCTGTACAGCTACGAGATCATACTCACAAACGAGTACGAACAGACGCGTACGTGGGAACGGGAGATCGACGCGGCGAACGGAACGGATGGAAACAGCACGACGAACGGAACAGACGGGGACGCCACAACCAACCGAACCGAGTCAGTTACGAGTGTGGACCATTCGACGAAGCGTTTCGAGGTGGCAATCGATATTGACGGAAGACATAGCCATGGTGCGGCGGTCGACAGCGCCGGATACGATCCGGAGGTCGAGTACGCGTTTCGACCCGGCGGATCGACACGACCAGGCCCTGATCGTCAACGTGTTGGGAACTTCGAGGCTCTCCCTGAACGTGCTGTACGGGAAGTGTTTGACACGAGTATCGATCCGGAAGAGATCGACGACCAGCTCGAATCGCGGGTTCAACCACGACAGGTCTACGATAGTGAGCAACTGGTTTCGATGCTCGACTACGAGGACGACAGCTGGCTCGATGTCACGGTAGAGCCGGACGATGAGGACTCCCTCGAAGCATGGCTAGAAGCCGAGGTAGACGACGTGCGCGGGGATGTCAGAGCGGAGGTCGGCCCGCTCGAAGTCGAACGACACGAACTGATCACGGCGGACAACAGTCCGATCAAAGGGTACGTCGAGGAACTCCGACACCGTCAGGACGATATCGTGTTCGACGGAGACCACGACAGCTACGAGAACGCGCCCGCGAAGGCGAGAGCCGAACTGCGTCTGGCGTATATCGAGAGTCTGATCGACGCAATCGAGGCTGTGGGTGATAGCCACGAAGATCTTCGGGATGGGATCGAAGACAATATCGGTGACCAACTTGGCGAGGACGCGAGCGCAGTGAACAACGTACTCGACACGTCGCTGGGTATTGGGCAAGACGCGCTGAACGGCGATATCGAGGAGAACGCTGGCTCGCTCGATAGCTCACCGCTGACGGAGGAGGTGGGATTCACTGTTCGTGGTGCACCAACGTACCTCTCGGTCGAACCGGTCGAACGCGAGGAGGTCGCGGCCGTCCGGCCCGCCGGTGCGCCCCCGCTCGATACAGCGGGGACGACACATGCCCCGATGAGTGCACGCTACGGGAACTGGATCAGCTATCCAGGTGTTCCGGTGATTCCGTTTCCGAGCTTCTGGTATGCGTCGTTCAGCGTCTGGGATGTCGAAGTGAGCGGCGAGTACGCCCGGTTCGAGGTCAGTGCGGCCGACGGCGCTCCCGATTCACCAGCCGGGACGACGTACATCCGGGAGGACAGGAGCGTTCACCTGGAGCTTGACGGCGAACGTGCACGGATCGGAAGTGTCGAGCCGATACGGTTCGACAGTCGAACCGTGATCGTCGGGGTCGTCCCCGGCGGCTCCCCCGGAGTCGGTGATACCGGTACGTGGTTCGACTGTACTGACGCGTGGGATACGACCGGCCCTGGCATCGATTCCGCCGAAAACGGACGCAACTGTCCTGGTAATACAGAGACAGATCGATCGGAGAACGGAGAGTGA
- a CDS encoding DUF7284 family protein, with protein sequence MTRHRRGVSTVVDVTLCLALVSAAVLTIALVAEPGTDDPAPDRAERTAELLGATTTSVEYSMSPIRADDEFDADPIDTESAYERTDHGPVAGLLASAAVTNTEIGETQLSRAGEEYEVRLDGVVSETTTEIDGNANVTAVWAPYEGSSIRGEATAGPAPPPDADVSSATMTVASGIDQPTESELREAYEEDYETLAVIVSGTVIDGIFPPEATQLALERQGIERQLVAYRYERMVGSLDTVDGYDIDDERSRSDADALAANDELADGLADDIVAEELSDALGDELDTSAETNHSDAERVARATDELLSTGEVRIVVRTWDP encoded by the coding sequence GTGACCCGACACCGGCGCGGCGTCAGTACTGTTGTCGACGTCACGCTCTGTCTGGCGCTGGTCAGCGCTGCGGTGCTGACGATCGCGCTCGTCGCCGAACCGGGCACTGATGACCCTGCACCCGACCGGGCCGAACGGACAGCAGAACTGCTGGGCGCGACGACCACCTCGGTGGAGTACTCGATGTCGCCGATACGAGCTGACGACGAGTTCGACGCCGATCCGATCGACACGGAAAGCGCGTACGAGCGCACGGACCACGGTCCCGTCGCCGGATTGCTGGCGTCGGCCGCAGTGACGAACACAGAAATCGGCGAGACGCAGCTCTCCCGTGCTGGTGAAGAGTACGAGGTGCGCCTCGACGGAGTGGTCTCCGAAACGACCACTGAAATCGACGGAAACGCCAACGTCACTGCGGTCTGGGCCCCCTACGAGGGATCGTCGATCCGCGGCGAGGCGACGGCTGGCCCGGCCCCACCACCGGACGCCGATGTCAGCAGCGCCACGATGACCGTTGCCTCAGGAATCGACCAGCCGACAGAGTCCGAGTTGCGCGAGGCCTACGAAGAGGACTACGAGACGCTTGCTGTGATCGTTTCGGGGACAGTTATCGATGGGATATTCCCACCCGAGGCGACACAGCTCGCGCTCGAACGCCAGGGTATCGAACGCCAGCTCGTCGCGTACCGCTACGAGCGGATGGTCGGATCGCTCGATACGGTCGACGGCTACGACATCGACGACGAGAGGAGCCGCTCGGATGCCGACGCGCTTGCGGCGAACGACGAGTTAGCGGACGGGCTTGCCGACGACATCGTCGCCGAGGAACTTTCGGATGCGCTCGGCGACGAGCTCGATACGTCGGCCGAGACGAACCACAGCGACGCTGAACGCGTGGCACGGGCAACCGACGAGCTACTCTCCACGGGCGAGGTTCGGATCGTCGTGAGGACGTGGGATCCATGA
- a CDS encoding DUF7285 family protein translates to MPRSWRPDECGQTEPIPALVAVAAVCLGVSLYAGYAANALPGTSDRAVEETTLDTVWTDLGDDGLYDPNADALETLSSETLPDGYHVRVTISVEDVRGEQRIVDRVRIDAHGDDDPGLPPDGARTASRSIPVIDEELPGDVDVGTLSVEVWE, encoded by the coding sequence GTGCCACGCTCGTGGCGGCCTGACGAGTGCGGGCAGACCGAGCCGATTCCCGCGCTCGTTGCGGTCGCTGCCGTCTGTCTCGGCGTGAGCCTGTACGCGGGCTACGCCGCCAACGCCCTCCCGGGCACGAGCGACCGGGCCGTCGAGGAGACCACCCTCGATACGGTCTGGACTGACCTCGGCGATGATGGACTCTACGACCCGAACGCCGATGCGCTGGAAACGCTCTCCAGCGAGACGCTGCCGGACGGCTATCACGTCCGCGTCACCATCTCGGTCGAGGACGTACGAGGTGAGCAACGCATCGTCGATCGCGTGCGGATCGATGCACACGGCGATGACGATCCCGGCTTGCCCCCGGATGGTGCCCGGACTGCGAGCCGGTCGATTCCCGTGATCGATGAAGAGCTCCCTGGTGACGTCGACGTCGGCACGCTCAGCGTGGAGGTCTGGGAGTGA
- a CDS encoding DUF7283 family protein, protein MDTEAPVDAWYVWLGVAAVSIGLAGLALSIPSTPPPDATTAANTIEETAASPAEATGEYDHDGTEARIGERRLWLRADGTQSTARIAYGRMVPASGDEQLRAVLDGDDATSVYDHNADRDAWAAFHGDVEDARDRAQDPEWRPADGTVRVRTVAYPTSGGEKRATLVAA, encoded by the coding sequence ATGGACACCGAAGCACCGGTCGATGCCTGGTATGTCTGGCTCGGCGTCGCGGCGGTCAGTATTGGGCTCGCCGGACTCGCCTTGAGCATCCCGTCGACACCACCACCGGACGCTACCACAGCGGCGAACACGATCGAGGAGACGGCAGCCAGCCCTGCCGAGGCGACAGGTGAGTACGACCACGATGGGACCGAAGCGCGGATCGGCGAGCGACGTCTCTGGCTCCGAGCGGACGGAACCCAGAGTACGGCCCGAATTGCGTACGGCCGGATGGTACCGGCAAGCGGTGACGAGCAGTTGCGAGCCGTCCTCGATGGCGACGATGCCACCTCCGTTTACGATCACAACGCCGACCGCGACGCGTGGGCCGCCTTCCATGGGGATGTCGAGGACGCACGCGACCGGGCACAAGATCCGGAGTGGCGACCTGCCGACGGAACAGTGCGCGTCCGGACGGTTGCGTACCCAACATCCGGAGGTGAAAAGCGTGCCACGCTCGTGGCGGCCTGA
- a CDS encoding DUF7311 family protein, which produces MIRVVLAVLLTATLLAIAVPAIDRGGVTNTEGVLDREAAEIETAATSLVDDEDPPPAGVDGARRSLTLTLPADSFTTAPVDRFEIHRVDDDRSVIRYAVEGGHTHAMHVDAPIVDAADPGSDTIALQGTGERSLVLSLTRDRAGGKPIVELSRR; this is translated from the coding sequence ATGATTCGCGTCGTGCTCGCGGTCCTGTTGACCGCCACGCTGCTCGCTATCGCGGTCCCGGCGATCGACCGCGGGGGTGTTACCAACACCGAGGGTGTGCTCGACCGGGAGGCCGCCGAAATCGAAACCGCTGCCACCTCGCTCGTTGACGACGAGGACCCGCCACCTGCCGGGGTCGACGGCGCACGGCGAAGCCTGACCCTGACACTTCCGGCGGACTCGTTCACGACCGCACCGGTAGATCGGTTCGAGATCCACCGGGTGGATGACGATCGCTCCGTGATCCGCTACGCGGTTGAAGGAGGACACACGCACGCGATGCATGTCGACGCACCGATCGTCGATGCCGCCGATCCGGGTAGCGACACGATCGCACTTCAGGGGACCGGCGAGCGAAGCCTCGTGCTGAGTCTCACACGCGACCGTGCAGGCGGAAAGCCGATCGTCGAGCTCTCTCGACGGTGA
- a CDS encoding redox-regulated ATPase YchF — MLSIALAGKPNAGKSTFYTAATRADVDVANYPFTTIDANRGVTHARTECPCLTREERCGNQNCHDGKRYVPIELLDVAGLVPGAHEGKGLGNQFLDELTNADAIINVVDASGGTNAKGEPVETGSHDPIEDIDFIEEEMDLWLASIVDRNWETVERQSRSPGFDIDEALAEMLTGFGATEAEVAASLREVEYPENPADWTDEHREALARDVRERTKPIIVTANKIDVAPEENVEKLLELDKPVIPTTAEGELALRNAADAGLVDYDPGDAEFAIGEGVSDEQRAALDGLRGAMDRWDGTGVQGALDYAVYDLLDRITAYPVQDASKWTDATGNVLPDAFLLPRGSTPVDLAYAVHSDIGDGYLHAVNAKTSREVGEGYELEEGDVIKIVSTN, encoded by the coding sequence ATGCTCTCGATCGCGCTTGCCGGGAAGCCAAACGCCGGCAAGTCCACGTTCTACACCGCGGCGACGCGCGCGGACGTCGACGTCGCCAACTACCCGTTCACGACAATCGACGCGAACCGCGGCGTCACACACGCACGCACCGAGTGTCCCTGCCTCACCCGCGAAGAGCGGTGTGGTAACCAGAACTGCCACGACGGGAAACGCTACGTCCCGATCGAACTGCTGGACGTCGCTGGCCTCGTTCCGGGTGCACACGAGGGGAAGGGGCTGGGCAATCAGTTCCTTGACGAACTGACGAACGCCGACGCGATCATCAACGTCGTCGACGCTTCGGGCGGGACGAACGCGAAGGGTGAACCGGTCGAGACCGGCAGCCACGATCCGATCGAGGACATCGACTTTATCGAGGAGGAGATGGATCTCTGGCTGGCGAGTATCGTGGACCGCAACTGGGAGACCGTCGAGCGCCAGTCCCGCTCGCCGGGCTTCGACATCGACGAGGCGCTCGCGGAAATGCTCACCGGCTTCGGCGCGACCGAGGCGGAGGTCGCGGCCAGCCTGCGCGAGGTCGAGTACCCCGAGAACCCGGCGGACTGGACCGACGAGCACCGCGAGGCGCTGGCACGGGATGTCCGCGAGCGCACGAAGCCGATCATCGTCACGGCGAACAAGATCGACGTCGCCCCCGAGGAAAACGTCGAGAAACTGCTCGAACTGGACAAGCCCGTTATTCCCACCACGGCGGAGGGCGAACTCGCCCTGCGCAACGCCGCCGACGCCGGGCTGGTCGACTACGATCCCGGCGACGCCGAGTTCGCGATCGGTGAGGGCGTCAGCGACGAGCAACGCGCTGCCCTGGATGGCCTGCGCGGCGCGATGGACCGCTGGGACGGCACCGGCGTGCAGGGCGCGCTCGACTACGCGGTGTATGACCTGCTCGATCGGATCACCGCTTACCCCGTGCAGGACGCCAGCAAGTGGACCGACGCGACGGGCAACGTCCTCCCCGACGCCTTCCTGCTCCCGCGGGGCTCGACGCCGGTCGACCTGGCTTACGCCGTCCACTCCGATATCGGGGACGGCTATCTCCACGCCGTCAACGCGAAAACCAGCCGTGAGGTCGGCGAGGGCTACGAACTGGAGGAGGGCGACGTCATCAAGATCGTGAGCACGAACTGA
- a CDS encoding UbiA family prenyltransferase, protein MSVARHDAGLGADLRALLSQVHPVFMLPPVAASLFGGVLAGAFDPRLAGIHALAIFAAVYTAHVKDGYVDFYSRGEDDDHPMSEWGCRAALVGSTTIFFACLVALALLVDAVAALVTLPCWLIGYHHAPQLDTNPITTTTGYPAGIALALVGGFYVQATMFAPVALAFGAVFLVLLSGVKVIDDMQDYEYDLSIEKRTVAVSLGPDRAMSLAYGLMLTALVLVLALAALGPFPPSSVIAVLAFAVVAGFARRADPEIATMLLVRGCYVFLAVLVAAVWWQPLV, encoded by the coding sequence ATGTCGGTTGCACGCCACGACGCCGGACTGGGTGCCGATCTGCGCGCCCTGCTCTCCCAGGTCCACCCCGTGTTCATGCTCCCGCCGGTCGCCGCCTCGCTGTTCGGCGGCGTCCTCGCCGGTGCGTTCGATCCCCGGCTTGCCGGGATTCACGCCCTGGCGATTTTTGCCGCGGTGTACACCGCCCACGTCAAGGATGGCTACGTCGACTTCTACAGCCGTGGCGAGGACGACGACCACCCCATGTCCGAATGGGGCTGTCGCGCCGCACTGGTCGGCTCGACGACGATATTTTTCGCCTGTCTGGTCGCCCTCGCCCTGCTCGTCGACGCCGTCGCCGCGCTCGTCACCCTGCCGTGCTGGCTGATCGGCTACCACCACGCCCCCCAACTGGACACGAATCCGATCACCACGACGACCGGCTACCCCGCCGGGATCGCCCTCGCCCTCGTTGGCGGGTTCTACGTACAGGCAACGATGTTTGCACCGGTCGCGCTCGCCTTCGGTGCAGTCTTTCTCGTCCTCCTCTCGGGCGTCAAGGTCATCGACGACATGCAGGATTACGAGTACGATCTGTCGATCGAGAAACGCACCGTCGCCGTCTCGCTCGGCCCCGATCGCGCGATGTCGCTTGCCTACGGGCTGATGCTCACCGCACTCGTGCTCGTGCTTGCCCTCGCGGCGCTCGGCCCGTTCCCGCCGAGTTCCGTTATTGCTGTGCTGGCCTTCGCCGTCGTCGCCGGATTTGCGCGGCGTGCCGACCCCGAAATTGCCACCATGTTGCTCGTTCGGGGTTGCTACGTCTTTCTTGCCGTGCTGGTCGCCGCGGTATGGTGGCAGCCGCTTGTCTGA
- a CDS encoding pyridoxal phosphate-dependent aminotransferase has translation MTEFAARVEGISISGIREVFEAAGEDAINLGLGQPDFPTPDHARSAAVEAIQSGKADAYTSNKGTESLREAISTAYDRDHGIDVDPGNVIATTGGSEALHLAVEAHVDPGQEVIFPDPGFVSYDALTRLADGVPTPVPLREDLTLDPATVEEAITEDTAAFVVNSPANPTGAVQSEADIREFARIADEHDVLCISDEVYEHIVFEGEHHSPIEYAESDNVVVVGACSKTYSMTGWRLGWVTGSNRRVERMLRVHQYMQACASAPAQYAAEAALTGPREPVEEMVTAFEERRDVVLDGLEDAGLEVPRPSGAFYVMPKVPDGWVDELIDSGVVAVPGDAFGANGAGYARLSYATGMEELKEALEIIGDVTARVQ, from the coding sequence ATGACAGAGTTTGCAGCACGGGTCGAAGGGATCTCTATCAGCGGTATTCGTGAAGTGTTCGAGGCGGCGGGCGAGGACGCGATTAACCTCGGGCTGGGTCAGCCGGATTTTCCGACTCCCGACCACGCGCGGTCGGCCGCTGTCGAGGCGATCCAGTCGGGCAAAGCCGACGCCTACACCTCGAACAAGGGGACCGAGAGCCTTCGCGAGGCGATCAGCACCGCCTACGACCGCGATCACGGCATCGACGTCGATCCAGGGAACGTCATCGCAACCACGGGCGGGAGCGAAGCCCTCCATCTCGCGGTCGAAGCCCACGTCGATCCGGGTCAGGAAGTGATCTTCCCGGATCCTGGCTTCGTTTCCTACGACGCACTCACGCGATTGGCCGACGGCGTCCCGACGCCGGTCCCGCTGCGCGAGGATCTGACCCTCGATCCGGCGACCGTCGAAGAGGCCATCACTGAAGACACTGCAGCATTCGTCGTCAACAGCCCGGCCAATCCGACCGGTGCGGTCCAGAGCGAGGCCGACATCCGCGAGTTCGCCCGGATCGCCGACGAGCACGACGTGCTCTGTATCTCCGATGAGGTCTACGAGCACATCGTCTTCGAGGGGGAACACCACTCGCCGATCGAGTACGCCGAGAGCGACAACGTGGTCGTCGTCGGAGCGTGCTCGAAGACCTACTCGATGACCGGCTGGCGACTCGGCTGGGTTACAGGATCCAACCGCCGCGTCGAGCGGATGCTCCGCGTCCACCAGTACATGCAGGCCTGTGCGAGCGCCCCCGCACAGTACGCGGCCGAGGCCGCCCTGACTGGCCCCAGAGAGCCCGTCGAGGAGATGGTCACTGCCTTCGAGGAGCGCCGCGACGTCGTCCTCGACGGGCTCGAAGACGCTGGTCTGGAGGTCCCCCGACCCAGCGGCGCGTTCTACGTCATGCCGAAAGTGCCCGATGGCTGGGTCGACGAACTGATCGATAGCGGCGTCGTCGCGGTGCCCGGTGACGCCTTCGGCGCGAACGGCGCGGGCTACGCACGGCTCTCCTACGCGACCGGCATGGAGGAACTGAAAGAAGCGCTAGAGATCATCGGAGACGTGACGGCGCGAGTTCAGTAG
- the fni gene encoding type 2 isopentenyl-diphosphate Delta-isomerase, producing MSEPSETEDRKDDHVRIIREEDVETSGTGFADVRLVHEALPELHYDEIDTSIEFLGRQLDAPIVIESMTGGHPNTTEINRALAAAAAETGIAMGVGSQRAGLELDDEDLLESYTVVREAGPDAFVYGNLGAAQLREYDPGTVERAVEMIDADALAVHLNYLQEAVQPEGDVDARDSLAAIERVAEGLSVPVLVKETGNGISQETAGRLADAGVDAIDVAGKGGTTWSGIEAYRAAAVNERRHEQVGRLFRDWGIPTAASTIECVREHDCVVASGGVRTGRDIAKAIALGARAGGLAKPFLEPAIDGPEAVVDMIEGIEAELRTAMFVTGSGSVEALQNAEYVIGGATAEYVEERR from the coding sequence ATGTCGGAGCCGTCGGAAACTGAAGACCGGAAAGACGATCACGTTCGGATCATCAGAGAAGAGGACGTCGAGACCTCCGGGACGGGCTTTGCGGACGTTCGACTCGTCCACGAAGCGCTTCCCGAACTCCACTACGACGAGATCGATACGTCCATCGAGTTCCTCGGACGTCAGCTCGACGCGCCGATCGTCATCGAGAGCATGACCGGCGGCCACCCGAACACGACCGAAATCAACCGCGCGCTGGCGGCCGCGGCTGCAGAGACGGGGATCGCGATGGGTGTGGGGAGCCAGCGGGCCGGGCTGGAACTCGACGACGAGGACCTGCTGGAGTCCTACACCGTCGTCCGCGAGGCAGGTCCCGACGCGTTCGTGTACGGGAATCTTGGCGCGGCACAGCTCCGAGAGTACGACCCTGGCACCGTCGAACGCGCGGTCGAGATGATCGACGCGGACGCGCTCGCGGTGCATCTGAACTATCTCCAGGAAGCCGTTCAGCCGGAGGGTGATGTCGATGCACGGGATAGCCTGGCAGCGATCGAACGCGTTGCCGAGGGATTGTCGGTGCCGGTGCTCGTCAAGGAGACGGGGAACGGGATCTCTCAGGAGACGGCGGGGCGGCTCGCCGATGCCGGAGTTGATGCGATCGACGTTGCCGGAAAGGGCGGTACGACCTGGTCCGGCATCGAGGCCTACCGTGCGGCAGCCGTCAATGAGCGGCGTCACGAGCAGGTCGGTCGGCTGTTCCGTGACTGGGGAATCCCGACCGCCGCGAGCACGATCGAGTGCGTTCGCGAGCACGACTGCGTGGTCGCCAGCGGCGGCGTCCGCACCGGCCGGGACATCGCGAAAGCCATCGCGCTGGGCGCGCGAGCCGGGGGGCTGGCGAAGCCGTTCCTCGAACCCGCGATCGATGGCCCCGAGGCGGTTGTCGACATGATCGAGGGGATCGAAGCCGAGCTCAGAACGGCGATGTTCGTCACCGGTTCGGGTTCCGTTGAGGCACTTCAGAACGCCGAATACGTGATCGGCGGCGCGACTGCTGAATACGTCGAGGAGCGCCGATAA